The Bryobacteraceae bacterium genome includes a window with the following:
- the TRm5 gene encoding IS256 family transposase codes for MTQKKDSAKAAERKAKQLAALAEQQEDLLRVLIRRVLEEVMEAEMDEVVGAEKGQRTASRTGYRSGYYRRTLVTRVGKIELRVPQDREGRFQTEMFERYQRSEKALVGALAEMYVQGVSTRRVKEITEQLCGHEFSASAISRINARLDEELEKFARRQLEEEYPYLVLDARYERVREDGVVRAQAVLVAIGINWEGRRCVLAVELAQRESATSWRELLEGLKGRGLRGVRLVVSDDHAGLKRAVREVLGEALWQRCYVHFLRNALDYLPRRGGDDCLTELRWIYERRTAAEARQDLKAWLGRWQGRYSRLCQWVEENIEETLSFYALPLAHHKHLKSTNMLERLNEEIKRRTLVVRIFPNAASCLRLVRALAVEIHEDWIEATRYLDMDLLREQEKSRPRLGEAA; via the coding sequence ATGACCCAGAAGAAGGATAGCGCGAAAGCGGCCGAGAGGAAAGCGAAGCAACTGGCGGCGCTAGCGGAGCAGCAGGAGGATCTGCTGCGGGTGTTGATCCGGCGGGTGCTGGAGGAGGTGATGGAAGCGGAGATGGACGAGGTGGTGGGAGCGGAGAAGGGGCAGCGGACGGCGAGCCGGACGGGATACCGGTCTGGATACTATCGGCGGACGCTGGTGACGCGGGTGGGCAAGATCGAGCTGCGGGTGCCGCAGGACCGGGAGGGGCGGTTCCAGACGGAGATGTTCGAACGGTACCAGCGGAGCGAGAAGGCGCTGGTGGGGGCGTTGGCGGAGATGTATGTGCAGGGGGTGTCGACGCGGCGGGTGAAGGAGATCACCGAGCAGCTGTGCGGGCACGAGTTTTCGGCCTCGGCGATCAGCCGGATCAATGCGCGGCTGGACGAGGAGCTGGAGAAGTTCGCGCGGCGGCAGCTGGAGGAGGAGTATCCGTACCTGGTGCTGGACGCGCGCTACGAGCGGGTGAGAGAAGACGGGGTGGTGAGGGCGCAGGCAGTGCTGGTGGCGATCGGGATCAACTGGGAGGGGCGGCGGTGCGTGCTGGCGGTGGAGCTGGCGCAGCGGGAGAGTGCGACGAGCTGGAGGGAGTTGCTGGAGGGGTTGAAGGGGAGGGGGCTGCGGGGGGTGCGGCTGGTGGTGAGCGACGATCATGCGGGGCTGAAGCGGGCGGTGCGGGAGGTGCTGGGAGAGGCGCTGTGGCAGAGGTGCTACGTGCACTTCCTGCGCAATGCGCTGGACTACCTGCCGCGGCGGGGCGGCGATGACTGTCTGACCGAGCTGCGCTGGATCTATGAGCGGCGGACAGCGGCCGAGGCGCGGCAGGATCTGAAGGCGTGGCTGGGGCGCTGGCAGGGCCGCTACAGCAGGCTGTGCCAGTGGGTGGAGGAAAACATCGAGGAGACGCTGAGCTTCTACGCGCTGCCGCTGGCGCATCACAAGCATCTGAAGTCGACCAATATGCTGGAGCGTCTCAACGAGGAGATCAAGCGCCGGACACTGGTGGTGCGGATCTTTCCCAATGCGGCCAGTTGCCTGAGGCTGGTGCGGGCGCTGGCAGTGGAGATCCACGAGGACTGGATTGAGGCGACACGGTACCTGGACATGGACCTGTTGCGCGAGCAGGAGAAGAGCCGGCCCCGGCTGGGGGAGGCGGCCTGA
- a CDS encoding aminotransferase — MQLGTATDEFYRIAKLPPYVFAVVNEMKARLRAQQYDVVDFGMGNPDGATPRPVVNKLIEAARNPRNHRYSVSRGIPNLRLEICRRYERNYGVSLDPETEAIVTIGAKDALAHLMFAVIGPGDEVVTPAPCYPIHQYGVIMAEGHAAPLPVADPAEYLNRLEDHFRRASKPPRLILLNYPHNPTTACVDLDFFRHVVALAHRHGSMILHDFAYADLCFDGYRAPSILQVEGAKDVAVEIFSMTKSYNMAGWRVGFCLGNARMIKALARIKSYLDYGNFQPIQIAAIIGLRDCEEEVGRICHVYEKRRDLLVEGLNAAGWPVEKPRASMFVWAKIPAPFEELPSLDFAKLLLEKALVAVSPGIGFGPAGEGHVRFALIENHHRTRQALRSIRQFLRDAARRREL, encoded by the coding sequence ATGCAGTTGGGCACAGCCACGGACGAGTTCTACCGGATTGCAAAATTGCCGCCTTATGTTTTTGCCGTCGTCAATGAAATGAAGGCGCGGCTGCGCGCGCAGCAGTACGACGTCGTCGATTTCGGCATGGGCAATCCCGACGGGGCGACTCCGCGGCCTGTCGTCAACAAGCTCATCGAAGCCGCCCGCAATCCGCGCAACCACCGCTACTCGGTCTCGCGCGGCATTCCCAATCTGCGGCTGGAAATCTGCCGCCGCTACGAGCGCAACTATGGCGTCTCCCTCGACCCCGAGACCGAGGCCATTGTCACCATCGGCGCCAAGGATGCGCTCGCCCACCTGATGTTCGCCGTCATCGGTCCCGGCGACGAGGTCGTCACGCCCGCCCCGTGCTACCCGATCCACCAGTACGGCGTCATCATGGCCGAAGGCCACGCCGCGCCCCTGCCCGTGGCCGATCCCGCTGAATACCTCAACCGCCTGGAAGACCACTTCCGCAGGGCGTCCAAGCCGCCCCGCCTCATCCTGCTCAACTACCCGCACAACCCCACCACGGCCTGCGTGGATCTCGATTTCTTCCGCCACGTCGTCGCCCTCGCGCACCGGCATGGCTCGATGATCCTGCACGACTTCGCCTACGCCGATCTCTGCTTCGACGGCTACCGCGCCCCCAGCATCCTGCAGGTGGAAGGCGCCAAAGACGTGGCCGTCGAGATTTTCTCGATGACGAAAAGCTATAACATGGCCGGTTGGCGCGTCGGCTTCTGTCTCGGAAATGCCCGCATGATCAAGGCCCTGGCCCGCATCAAGAGCTATCTGGATTACGGCAATTTCCAGCCCATTCAGATCGCCGCCATCATCGGCCTCCGCGACTGCGAAGAGGAGGTCGGCAGGATCTGCCATGTTTACGAGAAGCGCCGCGACCTCCTCGTCGAAGGGCTCAACGCCGCCGGCTGGCCGGTGGAAAAGCCGCGGGCTTCCATGTTCGTCTGGGCGAAAATCCCCGCGCCGTTCGAGGAATTGCCGTCGCTGGATTTCGCCAAGCTTCTTCTGGAAAAGGCCCTCGTCGCCGTCAGCCCCGGCATCGGGTTCGGACCTGCGGGCGAGGGCCATGTCCGCTTCGCGCTGATCGAGAACCACCACCGGACGCGCCAGGCGCTGCGCTCCATCCGCCAGTTCCTGCGCGACGCCGCGCGCCGCAGGGAGCTCTGA
- a CDS encoding MFS transporter, with protein sequence MQFLDPRRPGYAWLVVALLVPVALLNYLDRQMLASMKFSVMQDIPDIGSEANWGKILAFFKWTYAFLSPVGGYLADRFSRRHVIAGSLFVWSAVTWATAHAETFQQLLVTRAVMGVSEAFYIPAALALIADYHLGPTRSRAVGAHQMGIYAGVILGGFSGYAADHPELGWRWMFELCGLAGILYALPLFFLVRNAPASAAPARQEERSSPLGPLRELLGNFSFILLVLYFTLPAMAGWIVRDWMPAILKAEFGIGQGKAGVSATLFWMLAAIASALFGGWLADRWTRRTQRGRIYTSAIGVFLLAVAMMGVGYSPQTGMLAVAVVFLILFGVGWGFFDTNNMPILCQIARPQVRATGYGLMNMASISCGGVADWGFGLLRDHHVPLLAIFGIFASVAALSVVLVLLIRPRYADAGPAPAGH encoded by the coding sequence ATGCAGTTTCTCGATCCGCGCCGTCCCGGGTATGCCTGGCTTGTCGTCGCGCTTCTTGTGCCCGTCGCACTGCTGAACTATCTGGACCGCCAGATGCTCGCGTCGATGAAGTTCTCGGTGATGCAGGACATCCCGGACATCGGCAGCGAGGCCAACTGGGGCAAGATCCTGGCGTTCTTCAAATGGACGTACGCCTTCCTGAGCCCCGTGGGCGGCTATCTGGCGGACCGGTTCAGCCGGCGGCACGTGATCGCGGGCAGCCTGTTCGTGTGGAGCGCCGTGACGTGGGCCACGGCGCACGCCGAAACATTTCAGCAGCTTCTTGTGACGCGGGCGGTGATGGGCGTCAGCGAGGCCTTCTACATTCCGGCGGCGCTGGCGCTGATCGCCGATTACCACCTCGGCCCCACGCGCTCGCGCGCCGTCGGCGCGCATCAGATGGGCATTTACGCGGGCGTGATCCTGGGCGGGTTCAGCGGCTATGCCGCCGATCATCCGGAACTGGGGTGGCGCTGGATGTTCGAGCTGTGCGGGCTGGCGGGGATCCTGTATGCGCTGCCGCTGTTCTTCCTCGTGCGGAATGCGCCGGCGTCAGCAGCTCCGGCGCGGCAGGAGGAGCGGAGCTCGCCGCTGGGTCCGCTGCGGGAGCTGCTTGGCAACTTCTCGTTCATCCTGCTGGTGCTGTACTTCACGCTTCCCGCCATGGCGGGCTGGATTGTGAGGGACTGGATGCCGGCGATTCTGAAGGCGGAGTTCGGCATCGGGCAGGGCAAGGCCGGCGTGTCGGCGACGCTGTTCTGGATGCTGGCGGCCATCGCTTCCGCGCTGTTCGGAGGGTGGCTGGCGGACCGCTGGACGCGGCGGACCCAGCGCGGGCGCATCTACACGAGCGCCATCGGCGTGTTTCTGCTGGCCGTGGCCATGATGGGCGTCGGCTACTCGCCGCAGACCGGAATGTTGGCGGTGGCCGTCGTGTTTCTGATTCTGTTCGGCGTCGGTTGGGGCTTCTTTGACACGAACAACATGCCGATCCTGTGTCAGATCGCGCGGCCGCAGGTGCGGGCCACCGGATACGGACTGATGAACATGGCGAGCATCAGTTGCGGCGGCGTGGCCGACTGGGGCTTCGGGCTGCTGCGCGACCATCACGTGCCGCTGCTGGCGATTTTTGGAATCTTCGCGAGCGTGGCGGCGCTGTCCGTTGTCCTGGTGCTGCTGATCCGCCCGCGTTACGCGGACGCGGGCCCCGCGCCAGCAGGGCATTGA
- a CDS encoding GTP-binding protein: protein MPANLGPDYLAAEEEFRRAETVPERIAALEKMYAVLPKHKGTEKLQADIRRKLSQLRKENQKKGPARGTPFYLIQKEGIGQIALLGPPNSGKSSLLRAMTNAEPDVEPFPFTTHAPTPGMAQFEDVQFQLIDLPPLAPEWVEPWVAQVLRRADRTLLVVAADDPDDLAEIDFLEHQLEEWKLARPQLMVVNKIDQPGGADNFGVLAELYEGRYECLPVSAETGEGLDRLARRCFELLDVVRVYTKAPGKKPDLTAPYVLKRGSTVLDAARHVHKDFAERLKLARLYRRDRLEDGLPVSRDHVVEDGDILEFHA, encoded by the coding sequence ATGCCAGCCAATCTCGGACCTGATTACCTGGCCGCCGAGGAGGAATTCCGCCGGGCCGAAACCGTGCCGGAGCGCATTGCGGCGCTCGAGAAGATGTACGCCGTGCTGCCCAAGCACAAGGGCACGGAGAAACTGCAGGCCGACATCCGCCGCAAGCTTTCGCAACTGCGCAAGGAAAACCAGAAAAAAGGTCCGGCGCGGGGCACGCCGTTCTACCTGATTCAGAAAGAGGGCATCGGACAGATCGCGCTGCTGGGGCCGCCCAATTCCGGCAAGTCGAGCCTCTTGCGGGCGATGACGAACGCGGAGCCGGATGTCGAGCCGTTCCCGTTCACAACGCATGCGCCGACTCCGGGCATGGCGCAGTTCGAGGACGTGCAGTTCCAGCTCATCGACCTGCCGCCGCTGGCGCCGGAATGGGTGGAGCCGTGGGTGGCGCAGGTGCTGCGGCGCGCCGACCGGACGCTGCTGGTGGTGGCGGCGGACGACCCCGACGATCTGGCCGAAATCGACTTTCTCGAACATCAGCTGGAGGAGTGGAAGCTTGCGCGGCCGCAATTGATGGTGGTGAACAAGATCGATCAGCCCGGCGGCGCGGACAATTTCGGCGTGCTGGCGGAGCTGTACGAGGGCAGGTATGAATGCCTGCCTGTCAGCGCCGAGACCGGCGAAGGGCTGGACCGGCTGGCGCGGCGCTGCTTCGAGCTGCTTGACGTGGTGCGCGTGTATACGAAGGCGCCGGGGAAGAAGCCGGATCTGACCGCGCCATACGTGCTGAAGCGCGGCTCGACCGTGCTGGATGCCGCGCGCCATGTGCACAAGGACTTCGCCGAACGGCTGAAACTGGCGCGCCTGTACCGCCGCGACCGGCTGGAGGACGGGCTGCCGGTCAGCCGCGATCATGTTGTTGAAGACGGCGATATTCTGGAGTTCCATGCGTAA